From the Acinetobacter wanghuae genome, one window contains:
- a CDS encoding O-methyltransferase produces the protein MQQMWTDIDSFIDSHLIPEDQILKQTLENTENHGFPDHLAVAPNQGMLLQMLIQMNQCKRVLELGTFAAYSTMWLARALPDDGYILTIEGRDTHAAMGQENIDRAQLKQKVDLKVGRAADVLRNLPEDTEAFDFIFIDADKQSYPEYLELSLKLSHSGTIIFLDNVIRAGAIIDKSNKKPSIEGIREMFVAMQNHPQILSCTALQTVGSKGHDGFALAIVK, from the coding sequence ATGCAACAAATGTGGACAGACATTGACAGTTTCATCGATTCACATTTAATTCCTGAAGATCAAATTCTAAAACAAACTTTAGAAAATACCGAAAATCATGGTTTTCCTGATCATTTGGCGGTCGCGCCAAATCAAGGCATGTTATTGCAAATGCTGATTCAAATGAATCAATGCAAACGTGTGCTTGAACTTGGAACATTTGCAGCTTATAGCACCATGTGGCTTGCGCGCGCCCTCCCTGATGATGGTTATATTTTGACGATTGAAGGTCGTGATACGCATGCGGCAATGGGTCAAGAAAATATTGATCGTGCACAATTAAAGCAAAAGGTTGATCTTAAAGTTGGTCGTGCAGCTGACGTCTTAAGAAATTTGCCTGAAGATACTGAAGCCTTTGATTTTATTTTTATTGATGCCGATAAACAAAGCTATCCTGAATATTTGGAACTGAGTTTAAAGCTGTCTCACTCTGGCACAATCATCTTTTTAGACAATGTGATCCGTGCAGGTGCCATCATTGATAAGAGCAATAAAAAACCAAGTATTGAAGGCATTCGAGAGATGTTTGTGGCGATGCAAAATCACCCACAGATTCTTTCTTGTACAGCTTTACAAACCGTGGGCAGCAAAGGACATGATGGTTTTGCACTCGCCATTGTCAAATAA
- the fdxA gene encoding ferredoxin FdxA: MTFVVTENCIKCKYQDCVEVCPVDCFYEGPNFLVINPDECIDCALCEPECPANAIFSEDELPEGQEVFIELNAELSQTWPNITQIGDQPADREEWNGKADKLQYLEK; the protein is encoded by the coding sequence ATGACCTTCGTTGTCACTGAAAACTGTATCAAATGTAAATACCAAGACTGTGTTGAAGTTTGCCCTGTAGATTGTTTCTATGAAGGTCCGAACTTCCTTGTAATTAATCCAGACGAATGTATTGACTGTGCATTATGTGAACCTGAATGTCCTGCAAATGCCATTTTCTCTGAAGATGAGTTACCTGAAGGTCAAGAAGTGTTTATCGAACTCAATGCTGAGTTATCACAAACATGGCCGAACATCACACAAATTGGCGATCAACCTGCAGATCGTGAAGAATGGAATGGTAAAGCAGATAAATTACAATATCTTGAAAAGTAA
- a CDS encoding acyltransferase: MTESDPLFKYREQHQHRLNYMPWLYWSLKPKNRVWAEAWQQEYQDYLREMETVEIGENCFISPLAHIFAEPGRKITIGDNCFIAADCTLHGPLEIGNEVAINHHCILDGGRVGIKLHDQVRMAAYCHLYAFDHGMVLDEPIYKQPVRSKGIEIGRDVWLGAHVGIKDGIKIGDQAIVGMHSMVTKDVEEKMIVAGNPAKFIRYRD; encoded by the coding sequence ATGACTGAATCTGATCCCTTATTCAAATATCGTGAGCAACATCAACATCGCTTAAATTATATGCCTTGGCTGTATTGGTCGCTTAAACCCAAAAATCGTGTCTGGGCAGAAGCATGGCAGCAAGAGTATCAAGATTATTTACGTGAAATGGAAACGGTTGAGATTGGCGAAAATTGTTTTATTTCACCACTTGCGCATATTTTTGCTGAACCGGGTCGCAAGATCACGATTGGGGACAACTGCTTTATTGCGGCAGATTGTACCTTGCATGGTCCATTAGAGATTGGCAATGAAGTTGCTATCAATCATCACTGTATTTTAGATGGTGGCCGCGTTGGGATTAAGTTGCATGATCAGGTCAGAATGGCTGCATATTGTCATTTGTATGCATTTGATCATGGTATGGTGCTTGATGAGCCGATCTATAAGCAACCTGTACGTTCAAAAGGCATCGAAATTGGTCGTGATGTATGGTTAGGCGCGCATGTAGGCATTAAAGATGGGATTAAAATTGGCGATCAAGCGATTGTCGGTATGCACAGCATGGTGACCAAAGATGTGGAAGAAAAAATGATTGTGGCGGGCAATCCAGCCAAATTTATTCGTTATCGAGATTAA
- a CDS encoding TenA family transcriptional regulator → MTTALRSYEKALEITEHNEWSQTFWNDLLPFKDRISQHPFFVSMADGTLTVECFRYALLNFYPLVAHFPSYMGLALSKAIQFDESGVIETRDWLIQNIKVEERHLNWYRDWAQGFGLSIAELDAVEPSAAMNAVNHFLWNINTRGDLVESLAATNLAIEWATGDWSCRVYAGVQSYQAHPEINIDKRSLAWLRAHAHYDDLHPYEAMELIKRLCGDDLYRQRKAFNAAKEGLAYYELALDECYRIQVKKNTISNMKS, encoded by the coding sequence ATGACAACAGCATTACGTAGCTATGAAAAGGCCTTAGAAATTACTGAACATAATGAATGGTCACAGACATTTTGGAATGATTTATTACCGTTTAAAGATCGTATTAGTCAGCATCCTTTTTTTGTCTCCATGGCAGATGGAACCTTGACGGTTGAATGTTTCCGCTATGCGCTGCTTAATTTTTATCCATTGGTAGCACATTTTCCTTCTTATATGGGGCTTGCCTTGTCGAAAGCCATACAGTTTGATGAATCTGGAGTGATCGAAACGCGTGATTGGCTGATTCAAAATATTAAGGTCGAGGAGCGGCATTTAAATTGGTATCGTGACTGGGCACAAGGCTTTGGTTTAAGCATCGCTGAGCTTGATGCAGTAGAACCTTCAGCCGCGATGAATGCCGTCAATCACTTTTTATGGAATATCAATACCCGTGGGGATTTAGTTGAAAGTTTGGCTGCGACAAATTTAGCCATTGAATGGGCAACAGGCGATTGGAGTTGCCGAGTATATGCCGGTGTTCAGTCTTATCAAGCGCATCCAGAAATCAATATTGATAAACGCTCCTTGGCATGGTTAAGGGCACATGCACATTATGATGATTTGCATCCTTATGAAGCAATGGAACTTATAAAACGCTTATGTGGCGATGATCTTTATAGACAGCGAAAGGCATTTAATGCTGCGAAAGAAGGTTTAGCTTATTATGAACTCGCCCTTGATGAATGTTATAGAATTCAAGTCAAAAAAAATACTATAAGTAATATGAAATCTTAA
- a CDS encoding IMPACT family protein, producing the protein MPFTISQLVSFEEDIKKSRFQAFATPVENEQEVKDFLDAYKDVSTTHQCWAWKIGQQLRFNDDGEPSGTAGRPILATIEGNELTNVLVLVNRWYGGIKLGTGGLVRAYGGCAGQCLMLAEKIELIEKQKVQFSCLFNEWAIFQYELNQQSIEYQEQYHAEGVDVIALLQKHQIPAFALKLQDVSRGREKLKIVDEQAND; encoded by the coding sequence ATGCCTTTTACCATCTCTCAGCTTGTTAGTTTCGAAGAAGACATTAAGAAAAGTCGTTTTCAAGCTTTTGCTACGCCTGTTGAAAATGAGCAAGAGGTGAAAGACTTTTTAGACGCCTATAAAGATGTATCCACCACGCATCAATGCTGGGCTTGGAAAATTGGTCAACAGCTACGTTTTAACGACGATGGAGAGCCTTCAGGCACAGCAGGTAGACCGATTCTAGCTACTATTGAAGGCAATGAGCTGACCAATGTCTTGGTCTTGGTTAATCGTTGGTATGGCGGAATTAAACTCGGTACAGGCGGTTTGGTGCGTGCTTATGGCGGCTGTGCTGGACAATGTCTCATGCTCGCAGAAAAAATTGAACTGATTGAAAAACAAAAAGTTCAGTTCTCATGCCTATTTAATGAATGGGCTATTTTTCAATATGAACTTAATCAACAGAGTATTGAGTATCAAGAGCAATATCATGCAGAAGGAGTCGATGTGATTGCTCTGCTACAAAAACACCAGATTCCCGCCTTTGCACTCAAACTGCAAGACGTGAGTCGTGGTCGTGAAAAATTAAAAATAGTGGATGAGCAAGCCAATGACTGA
- the mutS gene encoding DNA mismatch repair protein MutS: protein MTSSEVMTDLSSLTPMMQQYMSVKMQHPDSLMFYRMGDFYELFFEDAHKAAKILGITLTHRGKAHGQPIPMAGLPYHAAEGYLARLVKRGETVVICEQLGEVTGKGPVERGVVRIITPGTLTDDALLGAHQSSNLVALCIHQDQIGVALLDLSAGIFKVQQQKYDLNQLAIELARLMPSEIVLDENINATDIIEHLKQQLDVPITKRPNVDFNLNNAQKTLCDQFAVSTLSGFGIDHLPLAKAAAAALIHYAKETQKTALPHIRSIKLEQSSDFIALDPVTRRNLEIIDPLFEHGTSLFQLVNDCQTAMGGRLLSRTLMQPLRDTALLDERLDAIQALLDGFHESPVRLVLKEISDIERVLSRIALGSARPRDLVQLRQACAQIPFLRHALQPIVSTNQSRLISQLNDELGDFNGLHAHLMAAIVENPPVLLRDGNVIAEGFDSELDELRQIRDHAGQFLIDLEIREREQSGISTLKIGYNRVSGYYIELSRAQAAQAPEHYIRRQTLKNAERYITPELKSFEDKVLSSESRALAREKMLFEALLNELREDIANLQMMSAAIAHIDTLCNFAHQARLKNWSRPKFSPEIGVHIQAGRHPVVEALNKTAYTPNDTTLDFNHRMAIITGPNMGGKSTFMRQTALIALLAYSGSFVPAQAATLGPIDRIFTRIGSADDLSTGKSTFMVEMTETSQILHHATSQSLVLMDEVGRGTSTYDGLSLAWACVLDLTKRIQCLCLFATHYFELTELDKEVGIDNYHVTAKELNGNLILLHKVQKGPASQSHGLQVAKLAGIPSNVILDAQKRLNILEKQQGQTKAPTVQHDLFAEPEVQIVEKMIEVPQKSAALDYLNALDIDNLSPREALQQLYALKDLV, encoded by the coding sequence ATGACCAGTTCAGAAGTGATGACTGATCTCTCTTCATTAACGCCTATGATGCAGCAATACATGTCCGTAAAAATGCAGCATCCCGATTCCTTAATGTTTTATCGCATGGGTGATTTTTACGAATTATTTTTCGAAGACGCGCATAAAGCCGCGAAAATATTAGGCATTACCCTAACGCATCGTGGCAAAGCGCATGGTCAACCTATTCCTATGGCGGGTTTGCCTTATCATGCAGCAGAAGGCTATTTAGCACGGTTGGTCAAACGCGGTGAAACCGTGGTCATTTGCGAGCAACTCGGTGAAGTGACGGGTAAAGGTCCTGTGGAACGTGGCGTAGTCCGTATTATCACACCGGGAACATTGACGGATGATGCTTTGCTCGGTGCGCATCAATCTTCAAACTTGGTAGCACTCTGTATTCATCAAGATCAAATTGGGGTTGCACTACTCGACTTAAGTGCGGGTATATTTAAAGTTCAACAGCAAAAATATGATTTAAATCAGCTTGCGATTGAATTGGCACGTCTGATGCCAAGCGAAATTGTGCTAGATGAAAATATTAACGCTACCGATATTATTGAGCATTTAAAACAACAGCTCGATGTTCCTATCACCAAGCGCCCAAATGTCGATTTTAATCTGAATAATGCGCAAAAAACCCTGTGTGATCAGTTTGCTGTCAGCACGTTATCTGGTTTTGGTATTGATCATTTACCGTTAGCCAAAGCCGCTGCGGCAGCACTGATTCATTATGCCAAAGAAACCCAAAAAACCGCCTTACCACATATTCGCAGTATTAAACTCGAACAAAGTTCGGACTTTATTGCACTCGATCCAGTGACCCGTCGTAATTTAGAAATTATTGACCCATTATTTGAGCATGGAACGTCGCTGTTCCAATTGGTGAATGACTGCCAAACTGCCATGGGTGGTCGCTTACTGAGTCGTACGCTGATGCAACCCTTGCGTGACACCGCACTACTTGATGAGCGTTTAGATGCGATTCAAGCGCTACTCGATGGTTTCCACGAGTCACCTGTGCGTTTGGTCTTAAAAGAAATTAGCGATATTGAACGTGTATTAAGTCGAATTGCACTGGGCAGCGCCCGACCACGTGATTTGGTACAACTGCGTCAAGCCTGCGCACAAATCCCATTTTTGCGTCATGCATTACAGCCGATTGTGAGCACCAATCAATCTAGGCTGATAAGTCAACTCAATGATGAACTCGGTGATTTTAATGGTTTGCATGCGCATTTGATGGCAGCCATCGTTGAAAATCCACCCGTGTTGTTGCGCGATGGTAATGTCATCGCTGAAGGTTTTGACAGTGAACTTGATGAACTGCGTCAAATCCGTGATCATGCAGGTCAATTCCTGATTGACCTTGAAATCAGAGAACGCGAACAAAGCGGCATTTCGACCTTAAAAATTGGTTATAACCGTGTCAGTGGTTATTACATTGAATTATCACGCGCACAAGCCGCTCAAGCACCTGAACACTATATTCGTCGTCAAACCCTGAAAAATGCGGAACGCTATATTACGCCTGAGCTGAAATCTTTTGAAGATAAAGTGCTGTCAAGTGAATCACGTGCTCTTGCCCGTGAAAAAATGTTGTTTGAAGCATTATTAAATGAACTACGCGAAGATATTGCCAATCTACAAATGATGAGTGCCGCAATCGCACACATTGATACCCTATGCAACTTCGCCCATCAAGCGCGCTTAAAAAATTGGTCGCGTCCAAAATTTAGTCCAGAAATTGGTGTACATATTCAAGCAGGTCGACATCCTGTTGTCGAAGCCTTAAATAAAACCGCCTATACACCAAATGATACGACATTAGACTTTAATCATCGTATGGCGATTATTACAGGTCCTAATATGGGCGGTAAATCGACCTTCATGCGTCAGACAGCCCTCATTGCCCTATTGGCTTATAGTGGATCATTCGTACCTGCTCAAGCAGCGACACTTGGACCTATTGACCGCATCTTTACCCGTATTGGTTCAGCCGATGATTTATCTACGGGTAAATCGACCTTTATGGTCGAAATGACTGAAACATCGCAAATTTTGCATCATGCGACAAGTCAATCGTTGGTGCTGATGGATGAAGTTGGGCGCGGCACAAGTACTTATGATGGCCTATCTTTGGCTTGGGCGTGTGTGCTTGATCTGACGAAACGTATTCAATGTCTGTGTTTATTTGCCACGCATTATTTTGAATTGACTGAACTGGATAAAGAAGTTGGTATTGATAACTATCATGTCACGGCAAAAGAACTGAATGGCAATTTAATTTTGTTGCATAAAGTTCAAAAAGGTCCTGCCAGTCAAAGTCATGGTTTACAAGTCGCAAAATTAGCCGGTATTCCAAGCAATGTCATATTAGATGCGCAAAAACGTTTAAATATTTTAGAGAAACAACAAGGACAAACTAAAGCACCAACTGTTCAGCATGATTTATTTGCTGAGCCTGAAGTCCAAATTGTTGAAAAAATGATTGAAGTGCCGCAAAAATCTGCAGCGCTTGATTATCTGAATGCATTGGATATTGATAATTTAAGTCCGCGTGAAGCCTTGCAGCAGTTATATGCATTAAAAGACTTGGTTTAA
- a CDS encoding diguanylate cyclase encodes MKLTGSNIISREKISALIHRGLNYVHFTHELESIYRQQYCEEAAYEFRYRGFIILILYLFLSYGIYKTIPNSQTALHWFGLYAWVGVIILVAWGLSFIKSLNRHFDAYTTLGSAGAVAISFMVITMIGDKNDNALLHAAMMYAVVIIYSFVGMRFYNAMIAGWSGGLIGYLVTIKFNYDIDWTFLNRTYTFSSFLGMSIAYAIDRQHRENYLQNCMIELNKKELTEQALKLERLTQLDALTGLANRRHLAECLDQQWRYALRHQTPLSIMMVDIDYFKNYNDHFGHLGGDRCLQIIADHLKLITSRSFEMAARYGGEEFLLLFPNIDERKIEEIAQRLILQINEMQLPHPCSQVADHVTVSIGCATVFPNEQESINQFIRHADDALYQAKLLGRNRFYAAKPIILKNIQVL; translated from the coding sequence ATGAAGTTAACTGGCTCAAATATCATTAGTCGTGAAAAAATCAGCGCTCTGATACATCGAGGGTTGAATTATGTTCACTTCACGCATGAGCTTGAGTCAATTTATCGTCAACAATATTGTGAAGAAGCGGCCTACGAATTTCGCTATCGTGGCTTCATTATTTTAATTTTGTACTTATTTCTGAGTTACGGGATTTATAAGACCATTCCCAACAGTCAAACAGCACTGCATTGGTTTGGTTTATATGCATGGGTGGGCGTCATTATTTTGGTGGCATGGGGTTTGTCTTTTATAAAAAGTTTAAACCGCCATTTCGATGCCTATACGACACTCGGTTCTGCGGGCGCTGTCGCGATCTCATTTATGGTTATTACCATGATTGGTGACAAGAATGACAATGCCCTATTACATGCTGCCATGATGTATGCCGTGGTCATTATTTATAGCTTTGTCGGTATGCGTTTTTACAATGCGATGATTGCCGGTTGGAGTGGCGGACTCATTGGTTATCTCGTGACCATTAAATTTAATTACGATATTGATTGGACTTTTTTAAATCGAACCTACACTTTTAGTAGTTTCTTAGGCATGTCAATCGCGTATGCAATTGATCGGCAGCATCGTGAAAATTATTTACAAAATTGCATGATCGAATTGAATAAAAAAGAATTAACCGAACAAGCCCTTAAACTTGAGCGCCTGACCCAACTTGATGCCTTGACTGGACTGGCGAATCGTCGCCATTTGGCTGAATGCTTGGATCAACAGTGGCGTTATGCCCTTCGCCATCAAACGCCTTTAAGTATTATGATGGTCGATATCGACTATTTTAAAAACTATAACGATCATTTTGGACATTTGGGTGGCGACCGCTGCCTACAAATTATTGCTGATCATTTAAAGCTGATTACCTCACGCAGTTTTGAGATGGCAGCACGTTATGGTGGTGAGGAATTTTTATTGTTATTTCCAAATATTGATGAACGCAAAATTGAAGAAATTGCACAAAGACTCATCCTACAAATCAATGAAATGCAGCTACCACACCCTTGCAGTCAAGTCGCGGATCATGTAACAGTGAGCATTGGCTGTGCCACTGTTTTTCCCAACGAGCAAGAAAGCATAAATCAATTTATTCGTCATGCAGACGATGCCTTATACCAAGCCAAATTATTGGGACGTAATCGTTTTTATGCGGCTAAACCGATTATTTTAAAAAATATTCAAGTTTTGTGA
- a CDS encoding D-Ala-D-Ala carboxypeptidase family metallohydrolase, whose translation MKHFFKGLLTVLVIPLVLVGCSSSPKKQGQTITTPDGKRIFIPQESVQYDRKILPKTVPYAYTNWTTSLGNLKRVREYEVFLERNGVGNIIPSFELMRTARDWQKCGRSQYMVPNQELWANQIPTLRVFKYLVAANVLTDFEVTSVYRDLPLNQCAGGASSSRHLYNSAIDFRIGPAYPQAEDYAYIERTKFKLCQFWMQHGQSLNMGLGLYASGQIHIDTQGYRTWGPDLSRRSSMCHY comes from the coding sequence ATGAAGCATTTTTTTAAGGGATTATTAACTGTCTTAGTAATCCCTCTTGTTTTAGTTGGATGTTCATCAAGCCCCAAAAAACAAGGTCAGACGATTACCACTCCTGATGGGAAACGCATTTTTATTCCACAAGAGTCCGTACAATATGATCGAAAAATTCTTCCGAAAACAGTGCCCTATGCTTATACCAATTGGACAACGTCACTGGGAAATTTAAAACGTGTGCGCGAGTATGAAGTTTTTCTAGAGCGCAATGGTGTTGGTAATATTATTCCAAGTTTTGAATTGATGCGCACCGCACGTGATTGGCAAAAATGTGGTCGTTCACAGTACATGGTGCCAAATCAAGAACTATGGGCGAATCAAATTCCGACCTTACGCGTATTTAAATACCTAGTCGCTGCCAATGTGCTCACTGACTTCGAAGTGACTTCGGTCTATCGTGATTTACCGCTGAATCAATGTGCTGGTGGTGCAAGTTCATCTCGTCACTTATATAACTCAGCGATTGATTTTCGAATCGGACCTGCCTATCCACAAGCTGAAGATTATGCCTATATTGAACGAACCAAATTTAAACTTTGCCAATTTTGGATGCAACATGGTCAAAGCTTGAATATGGGCTTAGGGCTTTATGCGAGCGGTCAAATTCATATTGATACCCAAGGTTATCGTACTTGGGGACCCGATTTGAGTCGTCGCAGCTCAATGTGTCATTACTAA
- a CDS encoding HlyD family type I secretion periplasmic adaptor subunit codes for MSEQQELKRSTKVKFQEPPLPKASLVIWIIGIGLLVLLTWAWLFKLEEVSTGTGKVIPSSKEQTIQSLEGGILTKLNVKEGEIVEQGQILAQLDPTRLESNVGESESLLISSRATSARLKAEVNGTPLVFPPEVLKDPKLVAEETALYQSRRANLEQSLAGLKQALVLVQQELQMTEPLVAKGAASEVEVLRLKRQANELHNQMNDIQNQYYVKAREELSKANTDVGTQQQVVRGKSDTLSRTVFKSPVRGVVKEIDVMTLGGVIPQNGKLMTIVPLDEKLLIEARISPRDIAFIRPGQEALVKITAYDYSIYGGLTGKVTVISPDTLRDEVKQDQFYYRAYIRTDSDKLQNKAGQDFNITPGMVATVDIRTGEKTVLDYLVKPFNKAKEALRER; via the coding sequence ATGAGCGAACAACAAGAATTAAAGCGTTCAACCAAAGTCAAGTTTCAAGAGCCACCGTTACCCAAAGCCAGTCTGGTGATTTGGATTATTGGAATCGGTTTATTGGTCTTGCTGACATGGGCGTGGCTCTTTAAGCTTGAAGAAGTATCGACAGGTACAGGGAAAGTCATTCCATCATCAAAAGAGCAAACGATTCAGTCTTTAGAAGGCGGTATTTTAACCAAGCTGAATGTCAAAGAAGGTGAAATTGTTGAGCAAGGACAAATCTTGGCGCAACTTGATCCGACGCGTCTCGAGTCAAACGTGGGTGAGTCAGAATCATTGCTGATTTCATCTCGTGCAACGTCTGCGCGTTTAAAAGCCGAAGTAAACGGTACGCCTTTGGTGTTTCCACCAGAGGTGTTAAAAGACCCTAAATTGGTGGCAGAAGAAACCGCGTTGTATCAATCACGTCGTGCCAATTTAGAACAGTCTTTGGCAGGCTTAAAGCAAGCATTGGTTCTGGTCCAACAAGAATTGCAAATGACCGAGCCACTGGTTGCGAAAGGTGCAGCGAGCGAAGTTGAAGTACTACGTTTAAAGCGTCAAGCCAACGAACTCCATAATCAAATGAATGATATTCAAAATCAGTATTATGTCAAAGCGCGTGAAGAATTGTCGAAAGCGAATACAGATGTTGGTACACAACAACAAGTGGTACGTGGCAAGTCAGATACCTTAAGCCGTACTGTGTTTAAATCACCGGTACGCGGTGTGGTAAAAGAAATCGATGTCATGACTTTAGGTGGTGTGATTCCACAAAACGGTAAGCTCATGACCATCGTCCCTTTAGATGAAAAGCTGTTAATTGAAGCGCGCATCTCACCACGTGATATTGCCTTTATTCGTCCGGGTCAAGAAGCTTTGGTTAAAATCACAGCTTATGATTATTCAATTTATGGCGGTTTAACCGGTAAAGTGACGGTCATTTCACCCGATACTTTACGTGATGAAGTGAAGCAAGATCAGTTCTACTATCGTGCTTACATTCGTACCGATAGTGATAAATTGCAAAATAAAGCAGGTCAGGATTTCAATATTACACCGGGTATGGTGGCAACTGTTGATATTCGTACCGGTGAAAAAACCGTGTTAGATTATTTGGTTAAACCATTTAATAAAGCCAAAGAAGCCTTACGAGAACGATAG
- a CDS encoding universal stress protein, with protein sequence MKRVIACIDSSPCIDALAEAAAWVAKQTQRELVLLQVLDYYPASYHLGEISGVIGFESNAMLLKELAELEQKQSEIAIDYSNNLLNHISARIKENYGLDTVHIQEKGDFLEQSFQILEPDDIVVIGRVGERSAEKNKPMGTNVENFIRGANCTVMTVGDHFKPPTRFIFAYEYSPTCIKMMRRIAQSDLLRLLQCHLLYVGDHKEILQEPLNFLTTAGLDVVPEYRYGDAAENILSYQQEHGIQLIVLGAFSHSKIHQFFLGSIATTIFRKSKVPLLVAK encoded by the coding sequence ATGAAACGTGTCATTGCCTGTATTGATTCTTCGCCATGCATAGATGCGTTGGCAGAAGCAGCTGCGTGGGTGGCGAAACAGACGCAGCGTGAACTTGTCCTTTTACAAGTATTGGATTATTACCCAGCCAGTTATCACTTAGGTGAAATTAGTGGTGTGATTGGCTTTGAAAGTAATGCCATGTTGTTAAAAGAACTGGCGGAGCTTGAACAAAAGCAAAGTGAAATTGCGATAGATTATAGTAATAATTTGCTGAACCATATTTCAGCTAGAATTAAAGAAAATTATGGTTTAGATACGGTTCATATTCAAGAAAAAGGTGACTTTTTAGAACAAAGTTTTCAAATTCTAGAACCTGACGATATTGTTGTGATTGGTCGCGTAGGGGAACGTTCTGCTGAAAAAAATAAACCAATGGGCACAAATGTTGAAAACTTCATTCGTGGTGCCAATTGTACCGTGATGACGGTCGGGGATCATTTCAAACCACCGACTCGGTTTATTTTTGCCTACGAATATTCTCCGACGTGTATCAAAATGATGAGACGTATTGCGCAGAGTGATTTGTTACGTTTATTACAGTGTCATTTGCTGTATGTGGGGGATCATAAAGAAATTTTGCAAGAACCTTTAAATTTTTTGACTACCGCAGGTTTAGACGTTGTTCCTGAATATCGTTATGGCGATGCTGCGGAAAATATTTTGTCTTATCAGCAAGAACATGGCATTCAATTGATTGTTTTAGGTGCATTTAGTCACAGTAAAATCCATCAATTCTTCTTGGGTAGTATTGCGACGACCATCTTCCGTAAGTCAAAAGTACCACTTTTGGTGGCGAAATAA